One part of the Apus apus isolate bApuApu2 chromosome 23, bApuApu2.pri.cur, whole genome shotgun sequence genome encodes these proteins:
- the DEF6 gene encoding differentially expressed in FDCP 6 homolog has product MDLRAELLKSIWYAFTALDVEKSGKVSKSQLKVLSHNLYTVLCIPHDPVALEEHFRDDDDGPVSSQGYMPYLNKYILDKVEEGAFVKENFDELCWTLTAKKNYKPDRNGNSVVSHQDAFKLWCLFNFLSEDKYPLIMVPDEVEYLLKKICTAMNVELNSCELEDYLSQEPQGQGGVTVWQFLDMVNSGRFLRGIDQEAVSMAVEEVYQEVIEDVLKQGYLWKKGQLRRNWSERWFTLKPSVLSYYMSEERKEKKGSIVLDKHCCVEVLPDRDGKRCMFCVKTSSRTYEMSASDTRQRQEWTLAIQTAIRLQAEGKKSLHKDLKQKRREQREQREQRKAAKEEETQRLKQLQEEKERKLQELELLKEAQRQAEMLLQEEEQRRRQQHEEMQRTLEIQLREAEQARASMQAEMVLKEAEAERQRKRILELEDMQERLQEALQQEVKARQDEESVRYAQARLLAEEEEKLKQLMKLKEEQEEYIIKTQREKQVLKQEMENKNKCLEEAQKQLEEVRVNRQRVDQDVMAAQRKLRQASTNVKHWNVQMNRLMHPIGPGEKRTNVSGGFTGYQPLLSRTDSSLKLKQKVEDKSSDPVRDNSKDSVSNGGNSRVPPSPGVDTLATEPTK; this is encoded by the exons ATGGACCTGCGAGCGGAGCTGCTCAAGTCCATCTGGTACGCGTTCACCGCCCTGGACGTGGAGAAGAGCGGCAAAGTCTCCAAATCTCAGCTCAAA GTGCTGTCCCACAACCTGTACACAGTGCTGTGCATCCCCCACGACCCCGTGGCGCTGGAGGAGCATTTCCGCGATGACGACGACGGGCCGGTGTCCAGCCAGGGCTACATGCCCTACCTCAACAAGTACATCCTGGATAAG GTGGAGGAAGGTGCTTTTGTCAAAGAAAACTTTGATGAGCTCTGCTGGACCCTGACAGCCAAGAAGAATTACAAGCCTGACCGGAATGGGAACAGTGTTGTGTCCCACCAAGATGCTTTCAAGCTCTGGTGTCTCTTCAACTTTCTGTCTGAAGACAAATACCCTCTCATCATGGTGCCAGATGAG GTGGAGTACCTGCTGAAGAAGATCTGCACAGCCATGAACGTGGAGCTGAACTCCTGTGAGCTGGAGGACTACCTGTCCCAGGAGCCacaggggcaggggggggtgACAGTCTGGCAGTTCCTGGACATGGTGAACTCGGGGCGGTTCCTGCGCGGCATCGACCAGGAGGCCGTCAGCATGGCCGTGGAGGAGGTGTACCAGGAGGTCATCGAGGATGTGCTCAAACAG GGCTACCTCTGGAAGAAGGGCCAGCTGAGGAGGAACTGGTCGGAGCGGTGGTTCACGCTGAAGCCCAGTGTCCTGTCCTACTACATGAGcgaggagaggaaggagaagaagggcAGCATCGTGTTGGACAAGCACTGCTGTGTGGAG gtgcTCCCCGACCGGGATGGGAAGAGGTGCATGTTCTGCGTGAAGACCTCGTCCCGCACCTACGAGATGAGCGCCTCCGACACCCGGCAGCGCCAGGAGTGGACGTTGG ccatcCAGACCGCCATCCGGCTGCAGGCCGAGGGCAAGAAGTCCCTGCACAAAGACCTGAAGCAGAAGCGACgggagcagcgggagcagcgggagcagcGGAAGGCGGCCAAGGAGGAGGAGACGCAGCGGCTcaagcagctccaggaggagaaggagaggaagctgcaggagctggagctgctgaaggaggcCCAACGACAGGCAGAGATGctcctgcaggaggaggagcagcggcggcggcagcagcacgAGGAGATGCAGAGGACCCTGGAGATCCAGCTGCGGGAGGCCGAGCAG gctCGTGCCTCCATGCAGGCAGAGATGGTCCTGAAGGAGGCGGAGGCAGAGCGGCAGCGCAAGCGCATCCTGGAGCTGGAAGACATGCAGGAGCGTCTCCAGGaggccctgcagcaggaggtgaagGCACGGCAGGACGAGGAGTCTGTGAGATATGCACAGGCCAG GCTActggctgaggaagaggagaagctgaAGCAACTGATGAAGCTGAAGGAGGAGCAAGAGGAATATATCATCAAAACCCAGCGGGAGAAGCAAGTCCTGAAGCAGGAGATGGAGAACAAGAACAAGTGTCTGGAAGAGgcacagaagcagctggaagaagTGAGGGTGAACAGGCAGAGGGTGGACCAAGATGTCATG GCAGCCCAGCGGAAGCTGCGTCAGGCCAGCACCAACGTCAAGCACTGGAACGTCCAGATGAACCGGCTGATGCACCCCATCGGGCCAGGAG AGAAGCGCACGAACGTGAGCGGAGGTTTCACTGGCTACCAACCCCTCCTCTCCCGGACAGATTCCTCCCTGAAACTCAAGCAGAAAGTGGAGGATAAAAGCAGTGACCCCGTGAGGGACAACAGCAAGGACAGCGTGAGCAACGGTGGGAACAGCAGGGTGCCACCCTCTCCAGGTGTGGACACCTTGGCCACAGAGCCCACCAAGTAG
- the PPARD gene encoding peroxisome proliferator-activated receptor delta isoform X2, with protein sequence MEQLQEEVPEVKEEEEEEAVRVASGASDPGGGPDSLLPSSSYTDISQSSSPSLSDQLQIGCEEAASGALSVECRVCGDKASGFHYGVHACEGCKGFFRRTIRMKLEYEKCERSCKIQKKNRNKCQYCRFQKCLSLGMSHNAIRFGRMPEAEKRKLVAGLTASEISCQNPQVADLKAFSKHIYNAYLKNFNMTKKKARGILTGKASSTPPFVIHDMDTLWQAEKGLVWKQLVNGIPPYKEIGVHVFYRCQCTTVETVRELTEFAKSIPSFVGLYLNDQVTLLKYGVHEAIFAMLASIMNKDGLLVANGNGFVTREFLRSLRKPFNEIMEPKFEFAVKFNALELDDSDLSLFVAAIILCGDRPGLMNVKQVEEIQDNILRALEFHLQSNHPDAQYLFPKLLQKMADLRQLVTEHAQLVQKIKKTETETSLHPLLQEIYKDMY encoded by the exons ATGGAACAACTACAGGAGGAAGTACCTGAGGtcaaggaagaggaagaggaagaggcagTGAGGGTGGCAAGTGGAGCCTCGGACCCAGGTGGAGGACCAGACAGCTTGCTGCCTTCAAGCAGCTACACTG ACATTTCACagagctcctctccctccctgtcgGACCAGCTGCAGATAGGCTGCGAGGAGGCGGCCTCGGGAGCGCTGAGCGTGGAGTGCAGGGTCTGCGGAGACAAAGCCTCGGGGTTCCACTACGGCGTGCACGCCTGCGAGGGCTGCAAG GGTTTCTTCCGCCGGACGATCCGCATGAAGCTGGAGTACGAGAAGTGTGAGCGGAGCTGCAAGATTCAGAAGAAGAACAGGAACAAGTGCCAGTACTGCCGCTTCCAGAAGTGCCTCTCCCTGGGCATGTCACATAACG CAATCCGCTTTGGCCGCATGCCCgaggcagagaagaggaagctggtgGCGGGGCTGACGGCGAGTGAGATCAGCTGCCAGAACCCCCAGGTGGCTGACCTGAAAGCTTTCTCCAAGCACATCTACAACGCCTACCTGAAAAACTTCAACATGACCAAAAAGAAGGCGAGAGGTATCTTGACCGGGAAGGCCAGCAGCACCCCA CCTTTTGTGATCCACGACATGGACACCTTGTGGCAGGCAGAAAAGGGGCTGGTGTGGAAGCAGCTGGTGAACGGCATCCCCCCCTACAAGGAGATCGGGGTGCACGTCTTCTACCGCTGCCAGTGCACCACGGTGGAGACCGTGAGGGAGCTGACAGAGTTTGCCAAGAGCATCCCCAGCTTCGTCGGCCTCTACCTGAACGACCAAGTGACTCTGCTGAAGTACGGGGTGCACGAGGCCATCTTTGCCATGCTGGCCTCCATCATGAACAAGGATGGGCTGTTGGTGGCCAACGGGAACGGCTTCGTGACGCGCGAGTTCCTGCGCAGCCTGCGCAAGCCCTTCAACGAGATCATGGAGCCCAAGTTCGAGTTTGCTGTGAAGTTCAATGCGCTGGAGCTGGATGACAGTGACTTGTCCCTCTTTGTGGCTGCCATTATCCTGTGTGGAG ACCGTCCCGGCCTGATGAACGTGAAGCAGGTGGAGGAGATCCAGGACAACATCCTGCGAGCGCTGGAGTTTCACCTGCAGTCCAACCACCCGGATGCCCAGTACCTCTTCcccaagctgctgcagaagatgGCTGACCTGAGGCAGCTGGTGACAGAGCACGCCCAGCTGGTGCAGAAGATCAAGAAGACTGAGACAGAGACATCTCTGCACCCGCTTCTGCAGGAGATCTACAAGGACATGTACTAA
- the PPARD gene encoding peroxisome proliferator-activated receptor delta isoform X1 produces the protein MEQLQEEVPEVKEEEEEEAVRVASGASDPGGGPDSLLPSSSYTDISQSSSPSLSDQLQIGCEEAASGALSVECRVCGDKASGFHYGVHACEGCKGFFRRTIRMKLEYEKCERSCKIQKKNRNKCQYCRFQKCLSLGMSHNAIRFGRMPEAEKRKLVAGLTASEISCQNPQVADLKAFSKHIYNAYLKNFNMTKKKARGILTGKASSTPQPFVIHDMDTLWQAEKGLVWKQLVNGIPPYKEIGVHVFYRCQCTTVETVRELTEFAKSIPSFVGLYLNDQVTLLKYGVHEAIFAMLASIMNKDGLLVANGNGFVTREFLRSLRKPFNEIMEPKFEFAVKFNALELDDSDLSLFVAAIILCGDRPGLMNVKQVEEIQDNILRALEFHLQSNHPDAQYLFPKLLQKMADLRQLVTEHAQLVQKIKKTETETSLHPLLQEIYKDMY, from the exons ATGGAACAACTACAGGAGGAAGTACCTGAGGtcaaggaagaggaagaggaagaggcagTGAGGGTGGCAAGTGGAGCCTCGGACCCAGGTGGAGGACCAGACAGCTTGCTGCCTTCAAGCAGCTACACTG ACATTTCACagagctcctctccctccctgtcgGACCAGCTGCAGATAGGCTGCGAGGAGGCGGCCTCGGGAGCGCTGAGCGTGGAGTGCAGGGTCTGCGGAGACAAAGCCTCGGGGTTCCACTACGGCGTGCACGCCTGCGAGGGCTGCAAG GGTTTCTTCCGCCGGACGATCCGCATGAAGCTGGAGTACGAGAAGTGTGAGCGGAGCTGCAAGATTCAGAAGAAGAACAGGAACAAGTGCCAGTACTGCCGCTTCCAGAAGTGCCTCTCCCTGGGCATGTCACATAACG CAATCCGCTTTGGCCGCATGCCCgaggcagagaagaggaagctggtgGCGGGGCTGACGGCGAGTGAGATCAGCTGCCAGAACCCCCAGGTGGCTGACCTGAAAGCTTTCTCCAAGCACATCTACAACGCCTACCTGAAAAACTTCAACATGACCAAAAAGAAGGCGAGAGGTATCTTGACCGGGAAGGCCAGCAGCACCCCA CAGCCTTTTGTGATCCACGACATGGACACCTTGTGGCAGGCAGAAAAGGGGCTGGTGTGGAAGCAGCTGGTGAACGGCATCCCCCCCTACAAGGAGATCGGGGTGCACGTCTTCTACCGCTGCCAGTGCACCACGGTGGAGACCGTGAGGGAGCTGACAGAGTTTGCCAAGAGCATCCCCAGCTTCGTCGGCCTCTACCTGAACGACCAAGTGACTCTGCTGAAGTACGGGGTGCACGAGGCCATCTTTGCCATGCTGGCCTCCATCATGAACAAGGATGGGCTGTTGGTGGCCAACGGGAACGGCTTCGTGACGCGCGAGTTCCTGCGCAGCCTGCGCAAGCCCTTCAACGAGATCATGGAGCCCAAGTTCGAGTTTGCTGTGAAGTTCAATGCGCTGGAGCTGGATGACAGTGACTTGTCCCTCTTTGTGGCTGCCATTATCCTGTGTGGAG ACCGTCCCGGCCTGATGAACGTGAAGCAGGTGGAGGAGATCCAGGACAACATCCTGCGAGCGCTGGAGTTTCACCTGCAGTCCAACCACCCGGATGCCCAGTACCTCTTCcccaagctgctgcagaagatgGCTGACCTGAGGCAGCTGGTGACAGAGCACGCCCAGCTGGTGCAGAAGATCAAGAAGACTGAGACAGAGACATCTCTGCACCCGCTTCTGCAGGAGATCTACAAGGACATGTACTAA